The following proteins come from a genomic window of Vallitaleaceae bacterium 9-2:
- a CDS encoding S-layer homology domain-containing protein, producing the protein MNTLKGTTYVLTCLIMLSFFTPIYGARSTDVNTSDWFYNAVERLSEDDRGIIVGYPDGTFRPQTKLARDQFITMVVRALGEEPGNSEGYWAQNYIDKAMELGILKEEDFDSYLGPVNFKQVITREEMCMIIIRAVERLEGEQTFTDLTQVLQVVTDSEDFSFKYNKDIMKTYKLGIITGYPDHTFKPQGVLTRAEASTVVVRLIDPDTRPTFDYEEQYNEQHSGMESHLLGGANWVDPVAASDAENAAEDWSLITGNMGYSPTKYQVETNSVSQQSIDYAKGAFEYDENGPLEGHIESFERLLQRRMPQDQVDIVVDYLAQKTDKYTYLKHDEAFFYLDNDRYLVRLHEIVTFEETQYEQAIAVNFNIWYRDQNFIDTYEKNITQIMPYTDVVIYR; encoded by the coding sequence ATGAATACGTTAAAAGGAACGACTTATGTCTTGACATGTTTAATCATGTTGTCTTTTTTTACCCCCATTTATGGAGCAAGAAGTACGGATGTGAATACCAGTGACTGGTTTTATAATGCAGTTGAACGCTTAAGTGAAGATGACCGAGGGATTATTGTTGGTTATCCAGACGGAACCTTTCGTCCCCAGACGAAGTTGGCACGTGACCAGTTTATTACCATGGTGGTGCGTGCACTAGGAGAAGAACCAGGTAATAGCGAAGGCTACTGGGCGCAGAACTATATCGATAAGGCGATGGAGCTTGGAATACTCAAAGAAGAAGACTTTGATTCTTATTTGGGACCTGTGAACTTCAAACAAGTGATTACACGAGAAGAGATGTGTATGATTATTATACGTGCGGTAGAACGCCTAGAAGGGGAACAAACCTTCACCGACTTGACACAGGTGCTCCAAGTGGTCACAGACTCCGAAGATTTTTCTTTTAAATACAACAAAGATATTATGAAGACGTATAAGCTAGGGATCATCACAGGTTATCCTGACCATACTTTTAAACCCCAAGGGGTGTTAACAAGGGCAGAAGCCAGTACAGTTGTAGTACGCTTAATTGACCCGGACACACGTCCTACATTTGATTATGAAGAACAGTATAACGAACAACACTCAGGCATGGAATCTCATCTTCTAGGAGGTGCCAACTGGGTAGATCCTGTGGCAGCAAGTGATGCTGAGAATGCCGCAGAAGATTGGAGTCTTATTACAGGCAATATGGGATATTCTCCCACTAAATATCAAGTTGAAACAAATTCTGTTTCTCAACAAAGCATAGATTATGCGAAAGGAGCTTTTGAATATGATGAAAATGGACCGTTAGAGGGTCATATTGAAAGTTTTGAACGCCTACTTCAACGACGAATGCCACAAGATCAAGTGGATATTGTCGTGGATTATTTGGCGCAAAAAACAGATAAATATACATATCTAAAACATGATGAAGCCTTCTTTTACCTAGATAATGATAGATATTTAGTGCGGTTACATGAAATCGTTACATTTGAAGAAACACAATATGAA